The Gouania willdenowi chromosome 3, fGouWil2.1, whole genome shotgun sequence genome includes a region encoding these proteins:
- the cebpg gene encoding CCAAT/enhancer-binding protein gamma, translated as MSRPSQPKINITEHNGVSVIQTQAHASSSSLLGAVGGLQQVPQLVPANPSSAGGKALPPSKMKKPPADKESDEYRQRRERNNLAVKKSRMRSKQKAMDTQQRVNELKEENERLEAKIKLLSKELSVLKDLFLEHAHNLADNVQPPSVVDGSSPAPNGPSTNGQ; from the coding sequence ATGAGCCGGCCGTCGCAGCCGAAAATCAACATAACTGAGCACAACGGCGTGAGCGTCATTCAGACCCAGGCCCACGCCTCCTCATCGTCGCTACTGGGCGCTGTCGGCGGTTTGCAGCAGGTTCCTCAGCTCGTTCCCGCCAACCCTTCCTCTGCTGGAGGAAAGGCCCTCCCACCCAGCAAGATGAAGAAGCCCCCAGCGGACAAGGAGAGCGACGAGTACCGTCAGCGGCGTGAGCGCAACAACCTGGCGGTGAAGAAGAGCCGCATGCGCAGCAAGCAGAAGGCAATGGACACGCAGCAACGCGTCAACGAGCTGAAGGAGGAGAACGAGCGCCTGGAGGCTAAGATCAAGCTGCTCAGCAAAGAGCTGAGCGTGCTCAAAGACCTCTTCCTGGAGCACGCTCACAACCTCGCCGACAACGTGCAGCCGCCCTCTGTGGTGGACGGCTCCAGCCCCGCCCCCAATGGGCCCTCCACCAATGGCCAGTGA